One stretch of Anguilla anguilla isolate fAngAng1 chromosome 5, fAngAng1.pri, whole genome shotgun sequence DNA includes these proteins:
- the LOC118226772 gene encoding 60S ribosomal protein L13-like, protein MAPSRNGMLLNPHFHKDWQKRVRTWFNQPARKVRRRKARQAKARRIAPRPVAGPLRPAVRCPTIRYHTKMRAGRGFTLEELKAAGIHKKVARTIGIAVDPRRRNRSTESLQANVQRLKEYRSKLILFPKKATAPRKGDSSAEELKMATQLSGPIMPIRNVHKKEKARVISEDEKNFKAFASLRMARANARLFGIRAKRAKEAAEQEIDKKK, encoded by the exons ATGGCTCCCAGTAGGAATGGCATGCTTCTGAACCCTCATTTCCACAAAGACTGGCAGAAGAGGGTACGCACCTGGTTTAACCAGCCGGCCAGAAAGGTCCGCAG ACGCAAGGCACGGCAGGCTAAGGCTCGCCGGATTGCCCCTCGCCCCGTGGCTGGTCCTCTTCGACCCGCGGTCAGGTGTCCCACCATCAGGTACCACACCAAGATGCGTGCAGGGCGGGGCTTcaccctggaggagctgaag gcAGCTGGCATCCACAAGAAAGTGGCTCGCACCATCGGCATCGCAGTGGACCCCCGTCGGCGAAACAGATCTACTGAGTCCCTGCAGGCCAATGTTCAGCGGCTGAAGGAGTACCGCTCCAAGCTCATCCTCTTCCCCAAGAAAGCCACCGCCCCCAGGAAGGGAGACAGCTCT GCCGAGGAGCTTAAGATGGCCACCCAGCTGTCTGGACCCATCATGCCTATCAGAAAT GTGCACAAGAAAGAGAAAGCACGGGTGATCTCAGAGGACGAGAAGAACTTCAAAGCCTTCGCTAGTCTGCGCATGGCCCGCGCCAACGCCCGCCTCTTTGGCATCCGCGCCAAGAGGGCTAAGGAGGCAGCTGAGCAGGAGATAGACAAGaagaagtga